From a region of the Streptomyces caniferus genome:
- a CDS encoding DinB family protein, with amino-acid sequence MGDVPERWSKASVHPDMWADPDEDPRDSAGAGPDGELATLQEFLRSYRLTLRMKCEGLVPEQLAHRSVPPSTLSLLGLVRHLAEVERDWRNWIQPGDPAPKLYGAGGDFEGAVARQEVVDGAFADLAREQAAADAALAEYPDPGARVGRDGDTVRELWVHRIEEYARHCGHADLLRECLDGRVGQ; translated from the coding sequence ATGGGCGACGTACCGGAGCGGTGGAGCAAGGCGAGTGTCCACCCCGACATGTGGGCGGACCCCGACGAGGACCCGCGCGACAGTGCGGGAGCCGGCCCGGACGGTGAGTTGGCGACGTTGCAGGAATTCCTGCGGAGTTACCGGCTGACCCTGCGGATGAAGTGCGAGGGGCTGGTTCCGGAGCAACTGGCGCACCGGTCGGTGCCGCCGTCGACGCTGTCGTTGCTGGGCCTGGTCCGCCATCTTGCCGAGGTGGAGCGGGACTGGCGCAACTGGATTCAGCCAGGGGATCCGGCGCCGAAGCTGTACGGAGCGGGTGGTGACTTCGAGGGAGCCGTCGCCCGGCAGGAGGTGGTCGACGGCGCATTCGCCGATCTTGCCCGTGAACAGGCGGCAGCCGATGCGGCGCTGGCCGAGTACCCGGATCCGGGTGCGCGGGTGGGCCGGGACGGCGACACCGTCCGGGAGCTGTGGGTCCACCGCATCGAGGAGTACGCCCGCCACTGCGGGCACGCCGATCTGCTGCGTGAATGCCTCGACGGCCGGGTGGGGCAGTAG
- a CDS encoding GNAT family N-acetyltransferase, translating into MSGTHDSDASPAAGGNAPDAPAPAPDTWRLRPETAQDVPAVRRIHLAAFETAGEADLVDALRRDPAAWLPGLSYVAGTPDGTLLAHALLTRCHIDDAPAVALAPCAVLPAYQQCGAGGAVIRALLEAAREAGERTAIVLGHPSYYPRFGFVPAATRFGILPPQPWPDEAFLALSLDGSPPPRGTVRYAAAFGID; encoded by the coding sequence ATGAGCGGCACCCACGACAGCGACGCCTCACCCGCCGCCGGCGGCAACGCCCCCGACGCCCCGGCCCCGGCACCCGACACCTGGCGCCTCCGCCCCGAAACCGCCCAGGACGTACCGGCCGTCCGCCGGATCCACCTCGCCGCCTTCGAGACGGCCGGCGAGGCGGACCTCGTCGATGCGCTGCGCCGCGACCCGGCTGCCTGGCTGCCGGGGCTGTCGTACGTCGCCGGGACACCCGACGGCACCCTCCTCGCCCATGCGCTGCTGACGCGCTGCCATATCGACGACGCCCCGGCCGTTGCGCTCGCCCCGTGCGCGGTGCTGCCCGCGTATCAGCAGTGCGGTGCGGGCGGCGCGGTGATCAGGGCGCTTCTGGAGGCGGCGCGGGAAGCCGGCGAGCGGACCGCGATCGTGCTCGGCCATCCGTCGTACTACCCGCGCTTCGGATTCGTACCGGCCGCCACCCGGTTCGGCATCCTGCCCCCGCAACCCTGGCCGGACGAGGCCTTCCTGGCGCTCTCCCTGGACGGCTCCCCGCCCCCGCGCGGCACGGTGCGCTACGCCGCGGCGTTCGGCATCGACTGA
- a CDS encoding methyltransferase, translating to MNQPPVVEWTEADEPRSARWRSENGTPPPRRIVIADDRTKADDAYRAACEGTALLWRGDFHNARQLLTALARRIDRRPRKAPPADVTQAFHVHRAAQNHRARILGMLLVPLDATLAVPLHRAPDVREACARAYGPDEPAAGGAATGKAAGATASTDPTASLVSLRELLGLIGANEWRKKGVEIPALGGDRIHPHYGVFSPARGEYVDLVAEAPLPGEELAFDIGTGTGVLASVLARRGVRRVVATDQDPRALACARENTQRLGVAGQVDVIEADLFPAGRAPLIVCNPPWVPAKPTSPVEYAVYDPGNRMLYGFLSGLADHLTPDGEGWLILSDLAEHLGLRPRTELLDAFAEAGLTILGRLDITPRHPRARDTSDPLHVARAAEVTSLWRLGLADRADRIEAETP from the coding sequence GTGAACCAACCGCCGGTCGTCGAATGGACCGAGGCCGACGAGCCCCGATCCGCCCGTTGGCGCTCCGAGAACGGGACGCCGCCACCCCGCCGCATCGTCATCGCGGACGACCGGACGAAGGCCGACGACGCCTACCGCGCCGCCTGCGAGGGCACCGCGCTGCTGTGGCGCGGCGACTTCCACAACGCCCGCCAGCTGCTGACGGCGCTGGCCCGCCGCATCGACCGCCGCCCGCGCAAGGCGCCGCCCGCCGATGTCACCCAGGCCTTCCATGTGCACCGCGCCGCGCAGAACCACCGCGCCCGCATCCTGGGCATGCTGCTGGTCCCGCTCGATGCGACCCTCGCCGTCCCGCTGCACCGCGCCCCCGATGTCCGCGAGGCCTGCGCCAGGGCATACGGCCCCGACGAGCCCGCCGCCGGGGGAGCCGCCACCGGGAAGGCCGCGGGCGCTACCGCGTCCACGGACCCGACCGCCTCGCTCGTCTCGCTGCGTGAGCTGCTCGGTCTCATCGGCGCCAACGAGTGGCGCAAGAAGGGCGTCGAGATCCCGGCGCTCGGCGGCGACCGCATCCATCCGCACTACGGCGTCTTCTCCCCGGCCCGCGGCGAGTACGTCGACCTGGTGGCCGAGGCTCCGCTGCCCGGCGAGGAGCTGGCGTTCGACATCGGTACCGGCACCGGCGTACTGGCCTCGGTGCTCGCCCGGCGCGGCGTCCGCCGGGTCGTGGCCACCGACCAGGACCCGCGCGCGCTGGCCTGTGCCCGGGAGAACACCCAACGGCTGGGCGTCGCCGGACAGGTGGACGTGATCGAGGCGGATCTGTTCCCGGCCGGCCGCGCCCCGTTGATCGTCTGCAACCCCCCATGGGTGCCCGCGAAGCCGACCTCGCCCGTCGAGTACGCGGTGTACGACCCGGGCAACCGGATGCTGTACGGCTTCCTGAGCGGCCTCGCGGACCATCTGACACCGGACGGCGAGGGCTGGCTGATCCTGTCCGACCTGGCCGAACACCTCGGCCTGCGCCCGCGCACCGAGCTCCTCGACGCCTTCGCCGAGGCCGGTCTCACGATCCTGGGGCGCCTCGACATCACCCCGCGCCACCCACGTGCCCGCGACACCTCCGACCCCCTCCACGTGGCCCGCGCGGCCGAGGTCACCTCCTTGTGGCGCCTGGGCCTCGCCGACCGGGCCGACAGGATCGAGGCCGAGACCCCTTAG
- a CDS encoding MerR family transcriptional regulator yields the protein MGWSIAEVARMSGVTSRTLRHYDAIGLLPPASTGSNGHRYYEEADLLRLQQILLMRELGLGLREIQAVLDSQVDRVAVLREHHGRLLAERDRLETLVNTVARTIAELEEGKENDGMTKINRPENLFEGFEPQPEVEAEVRERWPEQWKQSREALAAMTAEDTERWQREVTAQMIRLAEFMVAGTPVADPAVQAEMDTHYQGVCRFWTPNAEAYKGLARTYTDDPQIRANYDKIAVGLAVYQRDAMVVYADARLS from the coding sequence ATGGGCTGGTCGATCGCGGAGGTGGCCCGGATGTCCGGGGTGACGTCCCGGACGCTGCGGCATTACGACGCGATCGGTCTGCTGCCGCCTGCCTCGACCGGCAGTAACGGGCACCGCTACTACGAGGAGGCCGATCTGCTGCGGCTGCAGCAGATCCTGCTGATGCGGGAGCTGGGCCTGGGACTGCGTGAGATTCAGGCCGTTCTGGACAGTCAGGTCGACCGGGTGGCCGTGTTGCGCGAGCACCACGGGCGGCTGCTGGCGGAACGGGACCGGCTGGAGACGCTGGTCAACACGGTCGCGCGGACCATCGCCGAACTCGAGGAAGGCAAGGAAAACGACGGCATGACAAAGATCAACAGGCCGGAGAACCTGTTCGAGGGGTTCGAGCCGCAGCCCGAGGTCGAGGCCGAGGTGCGCGAGCGGTGGCCGGAGCAGTGGAAGCAGTCCCGGGAGGCCCTCGCGGCGATGACCGCCGAGGACACCGAGCGGTGGCAGCGTGAGGTGACGGCACAGATGATCCGCCTGGCGGAGTTCATGGTGGCCGGCACACCGGTTGCCGATCCTGCGGTGCAGGCCGAGATGGACACCCACTACCAGGGGGTCTGCCGGTTCTGGACCCCGAACGCGGAAGCGTACAAGGGGCTGGCCCGTACCTACACCGACGACCCGCAGATCCGTGCGAACTACGACAAGATCGCCGTTGGGCTGGCCGTCTACCAGCGCGATGCGATGGTCGTGTACGCCGACGCCCGGCTGAGCTGA
- a CDS encoding nucleoside/nucleotide kinase family protein, which translates to MDLRHLLSRARRLAASTSPGRRRLLGITGPPGAGKSTLAAHLVAELAGQAALVPMDGFHLAEAELRRLGRTDRKGAPDTFDPAGYAALLARLRSPEPDTAVYAPAFDRRIEEPVAGSIPVAPRIPLIVTEGNYLLLDAAPWPRVRALLDEVWYVELDASERVRRLVDRHERFGRPRADAERFVHASDEANARVVAATRDRADLVITFAPEEAPPPSCT; encoded by the coding sequence ATGGATCTCCGGCACCTCCTCTCCCGCGCCCGACGGCTCGCGGCCTCCACGAGTCCCGGCCGACGGCGGCTGCTCGGCATCACCGGCCCGCCCGGCGCCGGCAAGTCCACGCTCGCCGCCCACCTCGTGGCGGAGCTGGCGGGGCAGGCGGCGCTCGTCCCGATGGACGGCTTCCACCTCGCCGAGGCGGAGTTGCGCCGTCTGGGCCGTACGGACCGCAAGGGCGCGCCCGACACCTTCGACCCGGCCGGATACGCCGCACTGCTGGCGCGCCTGCGCTCCCCGGAGCCGGACACCGCCGTCTACGCCCCGGCGTTCGACCGCCGTATCGAGGAACCGGTGGCCGGCAGCATCCCCGTGGCACCCCGCATTCCCCTCATCGTCACCGAGGGCAACTACCTCCTCCTCGACGCCGCCCCATGGCCGCGGGTCCGGGCGCTGCTCGACGAGGTCTGGTACGTGGAGCTGGACGCCTCCGAGCGGGTCCGGCGACTGGTCGACCGGCACGAGCGGTTCGGGCGTCCGCGCGCCGACGCCGAGCGGTTCGTGCACGCCTCGGACGAGGCCAACGCCCGCGTCGTGGCGGCCACTCGCGACCGCGCCGATCTCGTCATCACCTTCGCACCCGAAGAGGCCCCGCCTCCATCGTGCACATGA
- a CDS encoding MarR family winged helix-turn-helix transcriptional regulator, with protein sequence MSVDEGCADDAKDTDGGGPAPTEDLLYGVIRRLWPLHRTVVRAVERELADSGMTAGEHALLDALRTEGPRTVPQLARGMGLDRQPVQRWVNHALELGLVVTAPNPAHRRSSLIRLTTEGTEAIRGVQEFETTELRQRLADLSAEDVRTALHVLDRLGEEFRHLANDSRTAPEETDSPGSRRSYGSSDNSDDDGITPASLHPVHKGRSRR encoded by the coding sequence ATGAGTGTCGATGAGGGGTGTGCGGACGATGCGAAAGACACTGACGGCGGAGGGCCGGCGCCCACCGAAGACCTGCTGTACGGCGTCATCCGACGCCTGTGGCCCCTGCACCGCACGGTCGTCCGCGCGGTGGAGCGCGAATTGGCGGACTCGGGCATGACCGCCGGCGAACACGCACTGCTGGACGCACTGCGCACCGAAGGACCGCGCACCGTGCCGCAGTTGGCGCGGGGAATGGGGCTCGACCGGCAGCCGGTGCAGCGCTGGGTGAATCACGCCCTGGAGCTGGGCCTGGTCGTGACGGCCCCGAACCCCGCACACCGCCGCTCGTCCCTGATCCGGCTCACCACCGAAGGCACGGAGGCGATACGCGGCGTCCAGGAATTCGAGACCACGGAGCTGAGACAGCGTCTGGCCGACCTGTCCGCCGAGGACGTCCGTACCGCATTGCACGTACTGGACCGGCTCGGCGAGGAGTTCCGCCACCTGGCGAACGACTCTCGCACCGCGCCGGAGGAAACCGACAGTCCCGGCAGTCGACGCAGTTACGGCAGCAGCGACAATAGCGACGATGATGGCATCACGCCTGCTTCCTTGCATCCAGTACACAAAGGACGGTCCAGAAGATGA
- a CDS encoding alpha/beta fold hydrolase, which translates to MTRGITAWSEIDNGIVPIDDGELFYETAGSGPAVVLLHGGMLDQHMWDEQFAWLVNSGLRAIRYDFRGHGLSSTVAGDYANHDDLCTLLDALEVPGAVLVGLSHGARVALDTAIARPERVTALALASPGISGRTFTDPFVLEHIKAQVAAIGETDGAERYVEHFLRMWVDGPHREPAAVHPGFRERMRASAEANVEVHADGAGAGMPLEVGAADRLGEIRVPTVVFDGDLDSSDISTNAHAIALTVPGARRVRIPGAAHMVNLENTALFDRELHSFLSSLDY; encoded by the coding sequence ATGACCCGGGGAATCACCGCCTGGTCCGAGATCGACAACGGCATCGTGCCGATCGACGACGGTGAGCTGTTCTACGAGACGGCCGGCTCGGGCCCCGCGGTGGTACTGCTCCACGGCGGGATGCTCGACCAGCACATGTGGGACGAACAGTTCGCCTGGCTGGTGAACTCCGGCCTGCGCGCGATCCGCTACGACTTCCGCGGCCACGGCCTGTCCTCCACCGTGGCCGGGGACTACGCCAACCACGACGACCTGTGCACCCTGCTCGACGCGCTCGAGGTCCCCGGCGCCGTCCTCGTCGGCCTCTCCCATGGCGCGCGCGTCGCACTCGACACCGCCATAGCCCGCCCGGAGCGGGTGACGGCCCTCGCCCTCGCCTCCCCCGGCATCAGCGGCCGCACCTTCACCGACCCCTTCGTCCTGGAGCACATCAAGGCGCAGGTGGCCGCCATCGGCGAAACGGACGGCGCGGAACGGTACGTCGAGCACTTCCTGCGCATGTGGGTGGACGGACCGCATCGTGAGCCCGCCGCGGTGCACCCGGGATTCCGCGAGCGGATGCGCGCCTCGGCCGAGGCCAATGTGGAAGTCCATGCCGACGGCGCGGGTGCCGGCATGCCCCTTGAAGTCGGTGCCGCCGACCGCCTGGGCGAGATCCGGGTGCCGACGGTCGTGTTCGACGGCGACCTCGACAGCAGCGACATCTCCACCAACGCCCATGCGATAGCGCTGACCGTTCCCGGCGCCCGAAGAGTCCGGATACCGGGCGCGGCCCATATGGTCAATCTGGAGAACACCGCCCTCTTCGACCGCGAACTCCATTCTTTCCTCTCGTCCCTGGACTACTGA
- a CDS encoding HoxN/HupN/NixA family nickel/cobalt transporter gives MIHEVLERDRRMALSTDTRHTPASATFRWRRQDTVRTAGLMAVIAGLHVVAFGVLFLLVVPHHYAVGSQVFGVGLGVTAYTLGMRHAFDADHIAAIDNTTRKLMADGKRPVSVGFWFALGHSSVVVAMAALVAGGAQLAGTLLNDESRTHQILGTIGTTISGTFLYLIAALNLIALAGIWRVFRGMRNGHYDEAELEQRLDSRGFMNRFLGRFTRSISRPGQMFPLGFLFGLGFDTATEVTLMVMAGSGAAAGLPWYAVLCLPLLFAAGMSLFDTLDGTFMNFAYQWAFSNPVRKVYYNLTITGLSIAVAFFIGTIELVTVLHEKLGLNDPLTGWISGLDLDNVGFLIVGLFVVVWAAALTYWRLAGVEKRWAERAERTGPAAQPEPAEPATPDA, from the coding sequence CTGATCCACGAGGTGCTGGAGCGTGACCGCCGGATGGCCCTGTCCACCGATACCCGCCATACCCCTGCTTCCGCCACGTTCCGCTGGCGCCGGCAGGACACCGTCCGCACCGCGGGCCTGATGGCCGTCATAGCCGGTCTGCACGTCGTCGCCTTCGGCGTGCTCTTCCTGCTCGTCGTGCCGCATCACTACGCCGTGGGCAGCCAGGTCTTCGGCGTGGGCCTCGGTGTCACCGCGTACACCCTCGGTATGCGGCACGCCTTCGACGCCGACCACATCGCCGCGATCGACAACACCACCCGCAAGCTGATGGCCGACGGCAAGCGGCCCGTCTCGGTCGGCTTCTGGTTCGCCCTCGGCCACTCCAGCGTGGTCGTCGCAATGGCGGCCCTGGTGGCGGGCGGCGCCCAGCTCGCGGGCACCCTGCTCAACGACGAATCCCGTACGCACCAGATCCTGGGCACGATCGGCACCACGATCTCGGGCACCTTCCTCTACCTCATCGCCGCCCTCAACCTGATCGCGCTGGCCGGGATCTGGCGGGTCTTCCGCGGGATGCGCAACGGCCACTACGACGAGGCCGAGCTGGAGCAGCGCCTCGACTCGCGCGGCTTCATGAACCGCTTCCTGGGCCGGTTCACCCGCTCGATCTCCCGCCCCGGCCAGATGTTCCCGCTGGGCTTCCTCTTCGGGCTCGGCTTCGACACCGCGACCGAAGTGACCCTGATGGTGATGGCGGGCAGCGGCGCCGCGGCCGGTCTGCCCTGGTACGCCGTGCTGTGCCTGCCGCTGCTCTTCGCGGCCGGCATGAGCCTGTTCGACACCCTCGACGGCACCTTCATGAACTTCGCCTACCAGTGGGCGTTCTCCAACCCGGTGCGCAAGGTCTACTACAACCTCACCATCACCGGCCTGTCGATCGCCGTCGCCTTCTTCATCGGCACGATCGAGCTGGTGACCGTGCTGCACGAGAAACTCGGCCTCAACGACCCGCTGACCGGCTGGATTTCCGGCCTCGACCTCGACAACGTCGGGTTCCTCATCGTCGGCCTGTTCGTGGTGGTGTGGGCCGCGGCGCTGACGTACTGGCGCCTGGCCGGCGTCGAGAAGCGCTGGGCGGAGCGGGCGGAGCGAACCGGCCCGGCCGCACAGCCGGAACCGGCGGAGCCGGCCACCCCGGACGCCTGA
- a CDS encoding VOC family protein yields MSVRRLNHAVLYVREVARSVAFYTEALGLVVATEIPGRAAFLRAPGSLNDHDLALFPVRPDAPGPEAGRVGLYHLAWEIGTLGELVAAHAQLVERGALVGSSDHLVALSLYAKDPDGIEFEVMWRVPREDWPGPDQPERLRPLDLAAALERWGPDLVTGAAAGSAT; encoded by the coding sequence ATGTCCGTACGACGTCTGAACCACGCGGTGCTCTACGTCCGTGAGGTGGCCCGTTCGGTGGCCTTCTACACCGAGGCCCTCGGGCTCGTGGTGGCCACCGAGATTCCGGGGCGGGCCGCGTTTCTCCGCGCTCCCGGCTCACTCAACGATCATGATCTGGCGCTGTTCCCGGTGAGGCCGGATGCGCCCGGGCCCGAGGCCGGGCGGGTCGGGCTGTACCACCTGGCCTGGGAGATCGGCACGCTCGGTGAACTCGTCGCGGCCCATGCGCAACTCGTCGAGCGGGGCGCGCTGGTGGGGTCGAGTGATCACCTCGTCGCTCTGTCGCTGTACGCCAAGGACCCGGACGGCATCGAGTTCGAGGTGATGTGGCGGGTCCCGCGGGAGGACTGGCCGGGTCCGGACCAGCCGGAGCGGCTGCGGCCGCTCGATCTGGCGGCGGCGCTGGAGCGCTGGGGGCCGGATCTGGTGACGGGCGCGGCGGCCGGTTCTGCCACCTGA
- a CDS encoding DoxX family protein: MTSPLSTVETVRIGASTRSVPSPHGYDTGLLLLRLALGLTMAAHGAQKLFGWFGGPGLDGTGQFFTMSGYPSGRVMAVVAGLSETLGGLGLVVGLLTPLAAAAVVGTMVNALAVKWGGGFFAPKGVEYELLLTAGAATLALTGPGRYAIDRLLPGLRTHRLRYGVVALVLGVVLAGAVLLVRK; the protein is encoded by the coding sequence ATGACGTCCCCCCTCAGCACTGTCGAGACCGTGCGCATCGGTGCCTCGACGCGCTCCGTTCCTTCTCCGCACGGTTACGACACCGGGTTGCTCCTGCTGCGGCTGGCGCTCGGACTGACCATGGCGGCCCACGGCGCCCAGAAGTTGTTCGGCTGGTTCGGCGGTCCGGGGCTGGACGGGACCGGGCAGTTCTTCACGATGAGCGGCTATCCGTCGGGCCGGGTGATGGCCGTTGTCGCGGGGCTGAGCGAGACGCTCGGTGGGCTGGGGCTGGTGGTCGGGCTGCTCACGCCGCTCGCCGCCGCGGCGGTCGTCGGCACGATGGTCAATGCGCTTGCCGTGAAGTGGGGCGGCGGCTTCTTCGCGCCCAAGGGCGTGGAGTACGAGCTGCTGCTGACCGCGGGTGCGGCGACGCTGGCGCTGACCGGGCCCGGACGCTACGCCATTGACCGCCTTCTGCCGGGCCTGCGTACGCATCGGCTGCGCTACGGCGTGGTCGCGCTGGTGCTGGGTGTGGTGCTGGCGGGCGCGGTCCTGCTGGTGCGGAAGTGA
- a CDS encoding HD domain-containing protein, producing the protein MHIDGRTAAGLWKRAFSPDSFTESATERDRFSSALHDMRTRGAHLAVEISADMPDFTQHDVTHMDSLWELADLVAGPHTTLNPAEAFVFGGAVIVHDLAMSRAAHSLLGGVRSRADWPDALASELRFQLRRSPHPSELAMPPEEIAARAEKILFRRAHAELAESLPLTSWKSLSGDTMYLISDPEIRIAYGRLIGEIAASHHWNYEKVTERLSAPVGAPGFAPVSWKVDSLYLACLLRTADASHLDATRSPDILAAVREISSDSRDHWIFQSRLQRPYLQNEKLCFTAPAGFSREEMSAWWLAYDTLKMVDGELKSADTLLLASGRTPFQVRGVANVQSPSAFSSIAGCHDWEPIEARVKVGDVANLVRRLGGKELYGQDWTIGLREILTNACDAVKAREALAEYRGGRRVVGRVTISVEVTEDQVWLSCHDNGIGMTSGVMGHQLLDFGCSSWLSPDTAKSTPGLIASKFEPTGKFGIGFFSVFMLGERVQVISRSLSEGPSETWILEFSSGVNKRPTLRKAAQSEQLDEPGTSVRVALDASIYAQSENSVVFRFKTHGSAFTTEGFASISDIIAYAMPAAECDLWVEEAGVPAEASPVIAKNDWVTVDGYRFLCRVLGIPEKALTDKDADPYSTLRDFAEQHKDDLSVIRDSSGLPAGRLCMVPESTRSGFYSARDSSFVTAGPARTSTRVYAAAGIAIGRPSRAARDSAIPILEPAEMAKWATREAVRLAERIAAGTLEAGDWCIDAAEQILQFGGDVGFPFWRTSQGWLTQDQLVSWMKGRTVLFVTHPVFADVRVGRTDIPASLEEGIVVYEWSHRDALWGVKDWPAVNNEYRGCTGALLRAIAEAWDVVISRVVEASAKREQEFVIGRHEGNEMRGECTVFSRSDLERT; encoded by the coding sequence ATGCACATCGACGGCCGAACTGCGGCAGGGCTCTGGAAGCGAGCGTTCTCTCCTGACAGCTTCACAGAATCAGCGACTGAACGGGATAGATTCAGCTCGGCGCTTCACGATATGCGTACCCGTGGGGCACATTTGGCAGTTGAGATATCCGCCGACATGCCCGATTTTACGCAGCATGATGTCACGCACATGGATTCCCTGTGGGAATTGGCTGACTTGGTTGCTGGCCCCCACACAACCCTAAATCCCGCCGAGGCTTTTGTCTTCGGCGGTGCTGTTATTGTGCATGACTTGGCAATGAGCCGCGCTGCTCATAGTTTGCTCGGTGGCGTTAGAAGTCGCGCCGACTGGCCCGATGCGCTTGCCTCGGAACTGCGATTTCAGCTACGCCGATCCCCGCATCCGTCCGAACTGGCAATGCCTCCGGAGGAAATTGCCGCCAGGGCGGAGAAGATTCTCTTTCGTCGAGCCCACGCCGAGTTGGCCGAGTCACTGCCGCTGACTTCATGGAAATCTCTGAGCGGTGACACCATGTATCTGATTTCTGATCCAGAAATCAGAATCGCTTACGGACGACTGATTGGCGAAATCGCTGCCAGTCATCACTGGAACTATGAAAAGGTAACCGAGCGGCTCTCCGCACCGGTAGGCGCGCCAGGGTTTGCCCCAGTCAGCTGGAAGGTCGACAGCCTGTATCTTGCTTGCCTCCTGAGAACAGCAGACGCTTCACATCTAGACGCCACACGCTCCCCAGACATTCTTGCCGCAGTACGCGAGATTTCTTCAGATTCGAGAGATCATTGGATCTTTCAAAGCAGACTACAGCGCCCTTACTTGCAGAATGAGAAATTGTGCTTTACGGCTCCAGCCGGTTTCAGCCGTGAAGAGATGAGTGCATGGTGGCTAGCTTATGACACGCTCAAGATGGTAGATGGAGAGCTTAAGAGCGCCGATACCTTACTGCTGGCCTCAGGACGTACACCATTCCAGGTGCGCGGCGTGGCAAACGTTCAGTCACCTTCTGCCTTCAGCTCGATAGCAGGTTGCCATGATTGGGAGCCGATTGAGGCACGGGTTAAGGTTGGCGACGTTGCGAACCTGGTACGCCGACTGGGTGGAAAAGAACTGTACGGACAGGACTGGACCATCGGACTGAGGGAGATCCTCACAAACGCCTGTGACGCAGTGAAGGCAAGAGAGGCCCTTGCAGAATACAGGGGCGGACGGCGTGTGGTGGGAAGAGTCACCATTTCTGTAGAGGTCACGGAAGATCAGGTCTGGCTATCCTGTCATGACAATGGAATTGGCATGACCTCTGGTGTGATGGGGCACCAGCTGCTCGACTTTGGTTGTTCCTCATGGCTCTCTCCGGATACGGCAAAATCCACCCCGGGGCTTATCGCGAGCAAGTTCGAGCCCACCGGAAAGTTCGGCATTGGGTTTTTCTCAGTCTTCATGCTGGGTGAGCGTGTTCAGGTCATTTCTCGCTCTCTTTCCGAGGGCCCATCGGAGACGTGGATTCTAGAATTTAGCTCTGGAGTGAATAAGCGCCCCACGCTGAGAAAAGCCGCTCAGAGTGAGCAACTTGACGAACCGGGAACCAGCGTTAGAGTGGCTCTAGACGCATCCATATACGCACAGTCCGAGAACTCGGTGGTATTCCGCTTCAAGACGCATGGATCTGCATTCACAACCGAGGGATTTGCGTCTATCTCGGATATCATTGCGTATGCCATGCCAGCCGCAGAGTGTGATTTGTGGGTTGAAGAGGCGGGCGTACCTGCAGAGGCCAGTCCAGTAATCGCAAAGAACGACTGGGTCACTGTAGATGGGTACCGCTTCCTATGCAGGGTGTTGGGCATACCGGAAAAAGCACTCACCGATAAGGACGCTGACCCATATTCTACCCTTCGCGACTTTGCTGAGCAGCATAAAGACGATCTGTCTGTCATACGAGATTCTTCAGGGCTGCCAGCGGGAAGACTATGCATGGTCCCTGAGTCGACGAGGAGCGGGTTTTATTCTGCTCGCGACTCGTCATTTGTGACCGCTGGGCCGGCCAGGACGAGTACTCGGGTTTACGCTGCGGCCGGAATTGCCATTGGCCGCCCAAGTAGAGCTGCGCGGGATAGTGCAATTCCTATCCTTGAGCCTGCCGAAATGGCGAAATGGGCAACGCGTGAAGCAGTCCGCCTCGCTGAACGGATTGCAGCTGGAACCCTTGAGGCAGGGGATTGGTGCATCGATGCAGCCGAACAAATTCTGCAATTTGGCGGAGACGTGGGCTTCCCGTTCTGGCGTACTAGCCAAGGATGGCTGACGCAGGATCAACTAGTCAGCTGGATGAAGGGGCGAACGGTGTTGTTTGTGACGCATCCCGTCTTTGCAGATGTTCGGGTTGGTCGCACCGATATCCCGGCTTCCCTCGAAGAGGGCATTGTCGTCTACGAGTGGTCCCATCGGGACGCGCTATGGGGTGTCAAGGACTGGCCTGCGGTGAATAATGAGTACCGTGGCTGCACGGGTGCCTTGCTGAGAGCGATTGCTGAAGCGTGGGACGTGGTGATCTCGAGGGTGGTGGAGGCGAGTGCGAAGCGGGAGCAGGAATTCGTGATTGGGCGCCACGAAGGAAATGAGATGCGAGGAGAGTGCACCGTCTTCTCTCGCAGTGACCTTGAACGTACATGA